GTACAGCAAAGCCACTTATGTATATGATGCTTCACTGCGTACACCCATGGCTTACGGCATCCTCAATTTCAAGGATAAAGCCTCCGCGGAAGCTTTTGTAGCTGAGCAGGGTGTAGGAACGATCATGACCGCTGAAGACCTCGCTTCTCACGACTGGAAACAGAATACCGAAATGATGGATATGATGGGTGAGGGTGAGCACGGGCATTCCGAAGAGGGAATGGGTGAAGGTATGCATGAAGAAACGCATGGGGAAAGTGAATCAACGGAAGAATCAGGCCACAAGTAATGAACAATGAAGATGGTGATGCATGATGGGAGATATGTTCCAAGTCGTTCGACGAGAAATGAAAATGGGCTTTCGCAACCCCTGGTCATATTCATTTTTGATTCTTTTCTGCGTGTTTAGCCTGAGTTTGTTAATCATTAATTCTCAGAATTTTGTAGCAGGCTACTCTGGCACGACAGGTTCCATGTTAAATCTCATTCTTTATCTGTTGCCGCTGATGACCCTCTTTCTGGGCTCGTTCTCGTTGACTTCTGAAAAAGAAGAGGGCAGCTGGCAGCTGTTGTCCACTTACCCCATCGGTACGATGTCTTTTATTGTTGGCAAATATCTCGGTCTGTCCGTTGTATTAATAACGATAGTTACATTTGGTTATGGCCTGATGGGAATTCTCAGCGGATGGATGGACAGCCCTTTAAATGTCATGACATACCTTTTATTTCTGGTATTCTCCTGTGGACTGGTGCTGCTATTTTTGACGATTGCACTGTTTATCGGTTCGTTATCCAAAAATCGCTGGCAAGCGTTAACGATATCCGTATCCGTTTGGTTTTTTGCGGTGATCGGATGGCCTACGCTTCTAATCTCCGTGTTGGGTCTCATGCCTTATCAGTGGGTAAAACCTTTACTCACTGTTCTAACCTTCATCAATCCGGCTGAGCTGGTACGTTTGTTTGTGGTGATTAAACTTGGCGGGGGCTCTATTCTGGGACCTGAATATTATCAGTGGGTAGATTGGTTACAGCCATCGAGCGGGAGCTGGATTTTTATGGGGATATGCCTGCTGTGGATTGCATGTTCGATCGTGGCAGTATACGGGATATGGGAAAGGGGGCGTTCCCATGGATAACGTGGAAGCAGAGATTGTTGGACTGTGTAAATCCATAAAAAAACAACAGATTGTTGAGGATATATCCTTTCGCGTTTCTTCCGGTCATGTGCTTGCCTTATGCGGAGGAAATGGGGCCGGAAAAAGCACCGTTCTGCGTATGCTCGCAGGTATTCTTCAACCTACCTCGGGTGAAATCATTGTAAACAAGATGCGCTGGTCCAAAGAACGAAAGCGATATTCGGAACAGATCGGATATATGCCGGATGATTATCATTTCAACCAGGGTCTGACGGCAGAGGAAGTGCTTCAGTTCTGGGCAGCGTTTAGGAAAGTGCCCAAAGAGCGAGTAACGGAAGTGCTAACCATGGTAGGCTTGGCCGATCAAAAAAAGAAACGAGTCACGACCTTTTCCAAAGGTATGCGGCAGCGTGTGTTATTTGCCCAGGCTCTGCTGGCCAAGCCTCCGCTGCTGATCATGGATGAGCCGACGAATGGACTAGACCCTTTCTGGATGCAGGAGTTTGCAAATCTGATAAAACAGATCAAGGAGGAGGGGCATATGGTTGTGTTCTCCACCCACCAGCTTGAGATTGCAGATGATATTGCAGATCACATTGTTTTTATGAATCAGGGACGTAATGTGGGAGATGGCTCTACTGAGAAGTTTCGAGAGCAGTTTGGGTCGCTTCATGCTGCTTTTCATCATAGTCTTGGCTTAAAATGAAGGTGAATCGATTGGAAATAAAGAGTAGAAAAATGAGTGCGAAAATGAGACGTTTGCTTACTATCCTGATTGGAATGGCTGCTGTGCTGGTCGCGGCGTGGGCCATTTATCAGGGGACTTCATCATCCGAGTCCAAAAGGACCAGTGCTATTGAAGCAGGCGTAATTGCCCCCGAATTCACTGCGGTTAACTCAGCAGGAGAACAGGTGAAGCTCTCCGATTATCGGGGCAAAGTCGTCATGATTAACTTCTGGGCTTCATGGTGCACGCCCTGTGTGAGGGAAATGCCAATGATTAATCAGATCGCTCAGACATATCAAAACGATGTAGAGACCCTGTTTGTCAACGTGGGGGAAGCGAAGGGCACCATTCGTGAATTTATGGAGAAACAGCAATTCGATTTCCCTGTTATCATTGATGTGACCGGAAAGGTCTCCGGTCTATATCGGATCACCGGGTTGCCAGCGACCATGATCATAGATCAGGAAGGTATATTCAGTCACATTCTGCTCGGTGAGTTGACCAAGGATATTCCCTTGCAGCAATGGCTGGAGCAGACGGTACAGCAAAAGAATTGAGCTTTGCAAGATGTATGCTTATGTACAAAACAAGTCGAGAAGTCGCTATAGGAGCGGCTTTTTTTGTTTTATTTGTAAGCTGCAATGAGAATCCAGGCAAACGTGAACGGTTTTTCCGAACATCTTGCATGCATAGTAGAATGGAAAATCGCAATACCACGGTTGTGCCTGATGAATCAATAGCCCCTTTGGGTGCTTTTAATGCTTTTCACCGAGTTGTCAGAAAGAGTTGATCCTTTCTTGAACATTTAGGGACGAAGACGTGTCAGTGATTGAATTGCTAATTCACAAAGATATAATAATTTTAACTATTAGGTCCCGTTAAGTACTTTGGCCCTTCAGTATCAGGTAAAACACAGCTCGCCAACCCATGCTCAGTCCAGTTACTATGTGGCAATACACAATGATGGTGTGGTAAAGCTTCCTTCGTCTCTTACTTTGTGAAAAAATTCTCTTTGTACATACAACGATGGAGGAATGGTTTGTAGATAAACTCTGAATCAGTCTAGTGGGCTTCTATCAACCTGATATAGAACGCAGTCCGAGGGCTGACTGACCTAATAAGTAAAAGATTCAAATCAGTACAAATATCGAACAGAGTTTGAAAGGAGGCAGTAAAGTATGGCAATCGATACGGTGATGTGGAGCAAGCTGGTGACAGGTATGACACTGGGCTTCCACGCTATTTTTGCGACACTTGGCGTCGGTATACCCCTAATGATCGCAATTGCTGAGTTCATGGGGATTCGCAAGAAGGATCCTCATTACACACTGATGGCAAAGAGGTGGTCAAGAGGGTTTGTCATTTCTGTGGCGGTTGGTGTGGTGACCGGTACTGCGATTTCACTGCAGCTGGCCCTGGTGTGGCCGAATTTTATGAAACTGGCAGGTAATGTCATTGCACTTCCGTTATTTATGGAAGTATTCGCGTTCTTTTTTGAAGCCATCTTCCTGGGCATTTATTTGTATACGTGGGATCGATTCAAAAATCCATACATCCACTGGCTGCTGACGATTCCCATTGTCACCGGTGCAGGGATGTCGGCTGTGTTTATTACGACGGTGAACGGCTTCATGAACCAGCCTGGAGGCTTTGTGATGGAAGCAGGCCAATTCACAGCGGTTAACCCGGTGCAGGCGATGCTGAATACGGCGACGTTCTCCAAGGTGTTTCATGTATTAAGCTCGGCCTATTTGACAGGAGCTGCTCTGTTGGCCGGAATTGCAGCCTTTGCAATGCTGAGAAAAGGGGCGTCTGCCTACCACAAAAAAGCCTTGAATCTCATGATGGCGGTGGTTCTGCTATTCGGCTTACTAAACACGTTAGCGGGAGATGTGTCCGCCAAGTTTCTGGCTGAGCATCAGCCGGAGAAACTTGCAGCAGCAGAATGGCATTTTGAGACGGAAAGTGGCGCAGATTTGATTTTATTGGGATGGCTGAATGCGGAGCATGAAATTATAGGGGCTCTTCACCTGCCGAAACTGCTCAGCTTCCTGGCCTTTAGTGACTTTAATGCCGAAGTAACTGGACTGGAGGAGTTTCCGAAGGACGAATGGCCGCCGCTGCTCGTTCACTACCTGTTTGATTTAATGGCGGGAATCGGATTTACGCTGCTGGTTATCTCGGTTCTGTATTTCCTGTTTGTGTTCTGGAAAAAGCGCAATGAGCTGAACAAGTGGCTGCTTGGGATTATAGCGCTAGGCGCACCGATGGCTTTTCTCGGGGTTGAGCTGGGCTGGTTCTATGCTGAACTTGGACGACAGCCGTGGATTATCCGGGGATATATGCGTGTAGAGGAAGCCGCTACTTCATCACCCAACATCAGAATGATCTTTTTCTTCTTCCTGCTTCTTTACATTGTTCTGGGAGTGATGTGTGTTCTCGTACTAAGACGTTTGTTCAACAATAATCCGGCAGAAGTCGAGATGGAGAAATGGATGAAGGAGAAGCGCAATCCGTCTACAGAAAAGGGTGAGCGTACATGAGTTACGAACTGATTGGCATCTCGGTGCTCTGGCTGTTCTTGTATGGCTATTTAATAGTAGCCTCTATTGATTTCGGGGCGGGTTTCTTTGCCTTTTATGCACGCCTGACGAAACAGGATCACCTGATTAATCGTCTGATCTCCCGTTATTTATCACCGGTATGGGAGATTACGAATGTATTTTTTGTCTTTTTCTACATTGGCATCGTTGGATTCTTTCCCGACACGGCTTATTATTACGGATCAGCGCTGCTCGTACCGGGCAGTATTGCTGTCATTTTGCTCGCCATTCGTGGGTCGTTTTATGCCTTTGAGAACTATGGTTCCAAAAATAATATCGTGTACCTGTTTCTATATGGAGCTTCGGGATTGCTTATTCCCGCTTCGCTATCAGTGGCGCTAACGCTGTCTGAAGGTGGTTTTATCGTGAAGCAGGGTTCGACGGTTTCGCTGGATTACTGGACGCTGTTTACCAATCCGTTATCCTGGAGCATCGTTGGACTGGCGATTGTGTCTGTATTATTTATTAGCAGCTCGTTTCTGGCCTTCTATGCGTCGCGGGCAGAGGATCACGCTGCATTGAAGCTGGTACGGACCTATGCCCTGTTCTGGAGCACACCGACGATTATCATCGCACTGACTGCATTTATTTATTTGGGACAGCACAATGAGCGACATTTTCAAAATATGATGGATTTATGGTGGCTGCTTGCACTTTCCGTTGCCTTCTTCATGATAGCGATGTGGCTGATCTATAACGGACGCCGCTACGGATTAGCGTTTATATGCATCATGCTGCAATTTTTCTGTGCCTTTTTCGCTTACGGAATTGGTCAATATCCTTATATCCTTGATCCGTTCATTACAATTCAAAACAGTGTAACCTCACCAGCAATGGGCTTCGCACTGGTTGTTGTCTTTATCGGTGGCATGTGTATGTTGATTCCTTCCTTGATTCTGGTTTTCAGACTGTTTCTGTTTGATGCGGACTATGTTAAGGGAAAAAAATAAATTGAATTCATTATGCGATGTAAGGGAGTAATCTCACAGGTTCATAGAAAGGAGGAAAGTGAACATGAAGAGGAAAACAAGCCTGATCTCTCAACAAATGTCTGGCCAGCGAAAACGTCTTTCGCTCCTCGCGGTCATTTCACTTGGGCTGGGTGCAGCGATTGTAAGTCAGGCTGCGCTGCTTGCTGAAGCTGTGCAACGGATTTTCGTGGAGAAGGCTTCCCTTTCGTCGGTCGTCATGCTGCTCGGGATACTTCTGGCTGTCATGGTCATACGTACAGGATTGTCTTATGGGAACGGAAAAGTTGGTTTGCATATGGCTGCCAGTGCGAAGACGAATATGCGGGCAGCCGTTCTGGAACATTTGACCCATGCGTCGATGCCATCAACCCTTCATGGCCAAACAGGCGGAAAGGTCAGTGTTGCTCTGGATGCTGTGGATGAGGCTGACAGTTATTTCAGTCAGTATATGCCGCGTATGATGGAGGCTGCCATCATTCCGATTCTGATTTTGGTGGTAACGTTTATGCAGCATGCCAACGCAGGCTTCATTATGCTGTTTACGGCCCCGTTTATCCCCTTGTTCATGATTTTGGTGGGACTGAAGACGAAAAATAAATCAGAGGAGAAATATGCGCAGCTGGCTGAGTTCTCCGGTACGTTTCTGGATTCTCTTCAAGGGCTCGTTTCGTTGAAAATATTTGGACGCGTTCACCGTCAGCAGCAGGAGATTGAGCGCACCAGCCTGGGTTACCGGGATGCCACGATGGGCATTTTGCGGATTGCGTTTACCAATACGTTTATGCTGGAATCGATCGTCATGCTAAGTATCGGTATCGTCGCTCTCGAACTGGCAATCCAGCTGCTTGTATTCAAATCGATGTCGTTCCACACCGCGTTTCTCGTGCTGCTGCTTGTTCCCGAGTTTTACAGTTTGTTGAAAAATACGGGGACGGCTTTTCACAGCGGGCGCACAAGTATGGGAGCGGTTCGTAAGGTAGAGCAGATGCTTGAGGAAACGGCTGGAGAGAACAAATCGTCAGATGGCAAAGAAGGATCAGGCACATCCGATGGGATTGACGAGGTTGATAACACGGATCGGATGGAAAGGGAGAACGGGATAGGGACATTGCAAATGGACCGTTCCAATGACAGTTCCATGCCGCCATCCATCATTTTGAACCATCTCCGTTTTCGATATTCGCCTGAATCATTCGAACTTGAAACTGGCCGGGTCCAGCTTAATCCGGGAGAACACATTGCTATTGTCGGCAAAAGCGGCTCAGGGAAAACGACATTGCTGCATCTCATTACGGGTTTGCTGAAGCCAGCATCAGGAGAAGTTCTGGTAAATGGACAGCCGTTATCCAAATATGATGAGGCTGTATGGTTCGAACAGGTTAGCTACATTACACAGCATCCGTATATTTTTGCAGGTACATTTGCTGAGAACATTGCGATCGGAGCGGGTCGGACCGTGTCCAGGACGGAAATTGAGCAGGCGGCAGAGGATGCCGGGCTTGCCGAACTTGCTGCCCAGTTGGAGCATGGCTTCGATACCTTGGTTGGAGAAGGGGGACGAGGTCTGTCTGGCGGGGAAAAGCAGCGACTTGCCTTGGCACGTGCTTTCTTGAAGCGTCCATCCATCATATTGTTTGATGAACCCACGGTGGGACTGGATCTGCGCACGGAGCAGATATTGCAACGTTCGATTGCCAGATTGGCTGACAAGGCGACGATGATTACAGTGGCTCACCGGTTATATACCATTCAACATGCCGATTGTATATTGTTTATGGACAACGGTGTGCTAGTGGATTCGGGACGGCATGAAGAGCTTATGGCGCGCCTACCCCAGTATGCCGAGATGATTGAGGTTCAACGAAAGGGGGGCTTAGCATGAATGAACTAGCGATTTTGTCCAAAGCCATGATTCAGGAGCGCAAGGATATCATCTTTTCCATTCTAGGTGGGTTTATTGCAGGGATTGCAGGAGTAGCCCTCTTCTCTGCGAGCGGATATCTGATTTCACAAACGGTCTTTGCGCCACCGCTGTATACCTTAATTGTACTCACCTCGCTGGTCAAGTTGCTTGGACTGCTTCGGGCAGCGAGTCGTTACGGGGAGCGTTTGTATTCCCACCGGGCTACCTTCTCTATGCTTAGCCGTTTGCGTACCTCCTTTTTTGCGAAGCTCATTCCTTTAACGCCGGGAATATTGAACAAAAAGCGAAGCGGGGACCTGCTAGCCCGCATTGTTGGGGATGTGGAGAGCCTGCAACATTATTTTTTGCGAGTTGCTTATCCACCGATCATTGTTGTCATGGTTTTTTTGGCGACAGTGTTGTTTACTTCTGCCTTTTCATTCTGGATTGCGGTTTTGTTTGTAGTAGGTATGCTCACAACGGCATTGGTTGTACCGGGAATAGTTTTGCTTGGACAGCGAAAAATGCATGGTCGTGTTCGCGAGCAACGGGCGCTGCTTTCCACGGAAGTCACCGAAGTATTGTATGGATTCCGGGATTTGAAAGTGTACGGACAACTGGCTCAGCGAGAGCAGCAGCTGCAGCAGGCTTCTGCTGCGTTGACGGACCAGCAGCAAAGGGCTGCCGGACACCTCCTGCGCGGGCAATCCATGCATGCTTTGGTTACGTTCCTTATTTCCTGGGGCGTGCTGACACTTGGTGCTTATCTGATTATTGATGGAGCGCTGGCTGGCGTGTTTCTTGCAATGCTGGTCATGGCCTCACTAACCGTATTCGAAGAAGCTGCGGCAATGGCGACATTACCTTTGTATAAGCAGGATAGCGAACACGCAGCCACGCGACTGACGGAAACGATACAGACCTCCGACAGGCAGCGTGTGTCTACGCAGCCAAAAGGGGCGTTATCTGACAATCAGGCTATTTCGCTTGATCTGTGCGATGTTACGTTTCAATATGAAGGGGAGTGGAGACCGGCGTTAAAGGACATTTCGCTGCATATTGTACCCGGCTCCAAAACGGCGATTGTTGGACCGAGCGGATCAGGCAAATCAACGATGATTGAATTGCTGCTTAAACTGCGAACACCTACGACTGGGGAGATCCGATTAAATGACATTTCGGTGAAGGAATTGGAGGAGGCGAGCATTTGGCAGACGGCAAATGTCGTGTTGCAGCAAAGTCATTTCTTCCGGGGAACGATCCGGGAAAACCTGCTGTTGAATGATGATGAACATTCGGATGAGCAACTGTTGGATGTGCTGGCGAAAGTGCAGCTGCCCAATACATCATTGACCGATGTAGTATATGAAAAAGGGGAAAACCTGTCGGACGGCGAAAAGCAGAGGCTGGCTCTGGCACGGGTCATGCTTCGCAAGGGACGGTTATGGCTTCTCGACGAACCAACTTCCTCCATGGATTACGTTACAGAAGAACGAGTGATGAAACATCTCTATGCACAAGCAGCCGAGGATACGCTTCTCTTGATCTGTCATCGGCTTACCGGTCTGGAAGAGATGGATCGGATTGTGGTTATGGAACAGGGAACGATAGTGGAAACAGGCTCCTATACGGAGTTAATGGAGCAAAAAGGTTATTTTTATGAGATGAAGAAGATCGAGCGGCAAATGATCGGAGAAGCCGAAGGGTAAGAGAATAAGGTATACACGGATGTGAATGAGAGTCATGGCAGTTTAAACATTCGCCATACCAAAAAATACACTCGCACACGTTTACACTGTGTGAGTGTATTTTTAGTTTCAAACCCGAAAATGAATGAGGACAAGCATCAATCAAATGAAGCTTTGATTAAACAACTTGTGCTCCAGTACAACAGACCTTAATGGCCTCCTGTATTGGAAGCCCAGACAGGATACCAGCCTGCACTCGGTGTTTCTGTATTGTAAAGCACCAAATTGCCGTCATTTTGAACGATGAGCACGTTACCTCTGAGGTTGGGTGGCACATTGTCGGCTCCATAGTACGATGTAGACCATGCCTTGTTGTCTGACGTCCAGTAAGGTGTGTTTTGGGGATCCTGAAGTACTAGTTTTCCACTCCAATAATCAATCTTGAAATGATTTATTCTCGTGTCACTGGTCTTGGTGTTCCATAACATCGTGCGTGTGCGGTTATCCCAGAGCTGTAGGTCGCCGTAGACGCTGTATTGCAGTGAAAACCTGACGTTGTTGGATACGAGTGGAATCGAGTTGTTATACATGATGTCGTAAATGAGGCGGTCTCCAGCCGCAGACGCTGAAGGAGCGATGGGGAGCAAAAACATGAAAATTGCAGCAAATAGCAAAACGGCTTTTTTCATAAGATCCTCTT
Above is a window of Paenibacillus sp. E222 DNA encoding:
- a CDS encoding nitrous oxide reductase accessory protein NosL; the encoded protein is MKTHWKTVMVLLFGVLLLTACGKKYEALPINEDVDICAICKMQVKDDAYATQLTTKDGKNYKFDDIGCMHQWKEENGTDNIGMDFVRDYNDKEWIEYSKATYVYDASLRTPMAYGILNFKDKASAEAFVAEQGVGTIMTAEDLASHDWKQNTEMMDMMGEGEHGHSEEGMGEGMHEETHGESESTEESGHK
- the cydD gene encoding thiol reductant ABC exporter subunit CydD; translation: MKRKTSLISQQMSGQRKRLSLLAVISLGLGAAIVSQAALLAEAVQRIFVEKASLSSVVMLLGILLAVMVIRTGLSYGNGKVGLHMAASAKTNMRAAVLEHLTHASMPSTLHGQTGGKVSVALDAVDEADSYFSQYMPRMMEAAIIPILILVVTFMQHANAGFIMLFTAPFIPLFMILVGLKTKNKSEEKYAQLAEFSGTFLDSLQGLVSLKIFGRVHRQQQEIERTSLGYRDATMGILRIAFTNTFMLESIVMLSIGIVALELAIQLLVFKSMSFHTAFLVLLLVPEFYSLLKNTGTAFHSGRTSMGAVRKVEQMLEETAGENKSSDGKEGSGTSDGIDEVDNTDRMERENGIGTLQMDRSNDSSMPPSIILNHLRFRYSPESFELETGRVQLNPGEHIAIVGKSGSGKTTLLHLITGLLKPASGEVLVNGQPLSKYDEAVWFEQVSYITQHPYIFAGTFAENIAIGAGRTVSRTEIEQAAEDAGLAELAAQLEHGFDTLVGEGGRGLSGGEKQRLALARAFLKRPSIILFDEPTVGLDLRTEQILQRSIARLADKATMITVAHRLYTIQHADCILFMDNGVLVDSGRHEELMARLPQYAEMIEVQRKGGLA
- the cydC gene encoding thiol reductant ABC exporter subunit CydC, which translates into the protein MNELAILSKAMIQERKDIIFSILGGFIAGIAGVALFSASGYLISQTVFAPPLYTLIVLTSLVKLLGLLRAASRYGERLYSHRATFSMLSRLRTSFFAKLIPLTPGILNKKRSGDLLARIVGDVESLQHYFLRVAYPPIIVVMVFLATVLFTSAFSFWIAVLFVVGMLTTALVVPGIVLLGQRKMHGRVREQRALLSTEVTEVLYGFRDLKVYGQLAQREQQLQQASAALTDQQQRAAGHLLRGQSMHALVTFLISWGVLTLGAYLIIDGALAGVFLAMLVMASLTVFEEAAAMATLPLYKQDSEHAATRLTETIQTSDRQRVSTQPKGALSDNQAISLDLCDVTFQYEGEWRPALKDISLHIVPGSKTAIVGPSGSGKSTMIELLLKLRTPTTGEIRLNDISVKELEEASIWQTANVVLQQSHFFRGTIRENLLLNDDEHSDEQLLDVLAKVQLPNTSLTDVVYEKGENLSDGEKQRLALARVMLRKGRLWLLDEPTSSMDYVTEERVMKHLYAQAAEDTLLLICHRLTGLEEMDRIVVMEQGTIVETGSYTELMEQKGYFYEMKKIERQMIGEAEG
- a CDS encoding redoxin domain-containing protein → MSAKMRRLLTILIGMAAVLVAAWAIYQGTSSSESKRTSAIEAGVIAPEFTAVNSAGEQVKLSDYRGKVVMINFWASWCTPCVREMPMINQIAQTYQNDVETLFVNVGEAKGTIREFMEKQQFDFPVIIDVTGKVSGLYRITGLPATMIIDQEGIFSHILLGELTKDIPLQQWLEQTVQQKN
- a CDS encoding ABC transporter permease: MGDMFQVVRREMKMGFRNPWSYSFLILFCVFSLSLLIINSQNFVAGYSGTTGSMLNLILYLLPLMTLFLGSFSLTSEKEEGSWQLLSTYPIGTMSFIVGKYLGLSVVLITIVTFGYGLMGILSGWMDSPLNVMTYLLFLVFSCGLVLLFLTIALFIGSLSKNRWQALTISVSVWFFAVIGWPTLLISVLGLMPYQWVKPLLTVLTFINPAELVRLFVVIKLGGGSILGPEYYQWVDWLQPSSGSWIFMGICLLWIACSIVAVYGIWERGRSHG
- a CDS encoding cytochrome ubiquinol oxidase subunit I, giving the protein MAIDTVMWSKLVTGMTLGFHAIFATLGVGIPLMIAIAEFMGIRKKDPHYTLMAKRWSRGFVISVAVGVVTGTAISLQLALVWPNFMKLAGNVIALPLFMEVFAFFFEAIFLGIYLYTWDRFKNPYIHWLLTIPIVTGAGMSAVFITTVNGFMNQPGGFVMEAGQFTAVNPVQAMLNTATFSKVFHVLSSAYLTGAALLAGIAAFAMLRKGASAYHKKALNLMMAVVLLFGLLNTLAGDVSAKFLAEHQPEKLAAAEWHFETESGADLILLGWLNAEHEIIGALHLPKLLSFLAFSDFNAEVTGLEEFPKDEWPPLLVHYLFDLMAGIGFTLLVISVLYFLFVFWKKRNELNKWLLGIIALGAPMAFLGVELGWFYAELGRQPWIIRGYMRVEEAATSSPNIRMIFFFFLLLYIVLGVMCVLVLRRLFNNNPAEVEMEKWMKEKRNPSTEKGERT
- the ccmA gene encoding heme ABC exporter ATP-binding protein CcmA, with product MDNVEAEIVGLCKSIKKQQIVEDISFRVSSGHVLALCGGNGAGKSTVLRMLAGILQPTSGEIIVNKMRWSKERKRYSEQIGYMPDDYHFNQGLTAEEVLQFWAAFRKVPKERVTEVLTMVGLADQKKKRVTTFSKGMRQRVLFAQALLAKPPLLIMDEPTNGLDPFWMQEFANLIKQIKEEGHMVVFSTHQLEIADDIADHIVFMNQGRNVGDGSTEKFREQFGSLHAAFHHSLGLK
- a CDS encoding cytochrome d ubiquinol oxidase subunit II; the protein is MSYELIGISVLWLFLYGYLIVASIDFGAGFFAFYARLTKQDHLINRLISRYLSPVWEITNVFFVFFYIGIVGFFPDTAYYYGSALLVPGSIAVILLAIRGSFYAFENYGSKNNIVYLFLYGASGLLIPASLSVALTLSEGGFIVKQGSTVSLDYWTLFTNPLSWSIVGLAIVSVLFISSSFLAFYASRAEDHAALKLVRTYALFWSTPTIIIALTAFIYLGQHNERHFQNMMDLWWLLALSVAFFMIAMWLIYNGRRYGLAFICIMLQFFCAFFAYGIGQYPYILDPFITIQNSVTSPAMGFALVVVFIGGMCMLIPSLILVFRLFLFDADYVKGKK